Proteins from one Salvelinus sp. IW2-2015 linkage group LG32, ASM291031v2, whole genome shotgun sequence genomic window:
- the lg32h5orf22 gene encoding UPF0489 protein C5orf22 homolog, translating into MNCPPSKRVYADLPVWIVEDHCDVVSPIYRAIASRHLPLKNIKMVHLDSHPDLLIPVNMPADTVFDKDSLLSELSIENWIMPMVYAGHVSHVAWLHPYWAQQIKEGEHAFSVGKDSSTTTIRVTSKDDYFLSDGLYVPQDQLENPKPLGLSVVLVNPVACCQRKDMERDIEKSSAKRPRIENKGAGDVNDAQPSASASKSESSSSSCTDSVQPPGGSITSGSSSNGNNREEEKEPLKKPCLKTDKDEGSMTYAVNSLLSVIKQTDPYILDIDLDFFSCKNPFKEMYTQDEYNILQELYSFRKPREDPDEEELTECVERRIRQLEDLEAAFADLVEDDSEETVRRWAANPGMTSLVKLVGSLRSRNEAPDYEMVHQAGLTCDYSELPHHISSEEEVERLVLAVELVLEALPKPTLVTVSRSSLDEYCPTEQVNSIQSRILAVLESLYGSLDVHKEYEMTPEDNLPKAS; encoded by the exons ATGAATTGTCCGCCATCGAAAAGGGTTTATGCAGATTTGCCCGTATGGATCGTAGAAGACCACTGTGAT GTGGTAAGTCCTATATATCGGGCTATAGCATCAAGGCACTTGCCGCTGAAGAACATCAAGATGGTCCATCTGGATTCCCACCCAGACCTCCTCATACCTGTCAATATGCCTGCAGATACTGTGTTTGACAAGGACTCCTTGCTCAG TGAGCTGAGCATTGAGAACTGGATCATGCCCATGGTATATGCTGGGCATGTGTCTCACGTGGCATGGCTCCATCCCTACTGGGCACAGCAGATCAAGGAAGGCGAGCACGCCTTTTCTGTGGGAAAGGACTCCTCCACAACCACCATCAG AGTTACAAGTAAGGACGATTACTTTTTAAGTGACGGCCTGTATGTTCCTCAGGATCAGCTGGAGAATCCTAAACCTCTGGGACTGAGTGTTGTCTTAGTGAACCCTGTGGCGTGTTGCCAGAGGAAAGACATGGAAAGGGACATTGAGAAGAGCTCTGCCAAAAGACCCAGGATAGAGAACAAGGGAGCTGGGGATGTGAATGATGCTCAACCCTCTGCTTCAGCTTCCAAGTCTGAAAGCAGCTCTAGTAGCTGTACTGACAGTGTTCAGCCACCTGGTGGCAGTATAACCTCAGGGAGCAGCAGCAATGGCAACaacagagaagaggaaaaggaacCACTCAAAAAGCCTTGTTTGAAGACTGACAAGGATGAGGGTTCAATGACCTACGCTGTGAACAGCCTTCTCTCCGTTATCAAACAAACTGATCCATACATACTTGACATCGACCTTGATTTTTTCTCTTGTAAGAATCCTTTCAAGGAGATGTATACACAG GATGAGTACAATATTCTACAGGAGCTGTACAGCTTCAGGAAACCTAGAGAAGACCCAGACGAG GAGGAGTTGACAGAGTGTGTGGAGAGACGTATCCGGCAGCTGGAGGATCTGGAGGCAGCATTTGCAGACCTGGTGGAGGATGATAGTGAAGAGACAGTCAGGCGCTGGGCTGCCAACCCTGG GATGACCTCTCTGGTCAAACTGGTGGGAAGCCTGCGGAGTCGAAACGAGGCCCCTGACTACGAAATG gtgcACCAGGCGGGGTTGACCTGTGACTACTCGGAGCTGCCCCACCACATCAGTAGtgaggaggaggttgagagaCTGGTCCTGGCGGTGGAGCTCGTCCTGGAGGCACTGCCAAAGCCCACCCTTGTCACTGTCTCCAG ATCCAGTCTGGATGAGTACTGCCCAACTGAACAGGTCAACTCCATCCAGAGTAGGATACTAGCCGTCCTGGAGTCTTTATATGGCTCGTTGGATGTCCATAAGGAGTACGAGATGACACCAGAGGACAACCTGCCCAAGGCATCATGA